From Topomyia yanbarensis strain Yona2022 chromosome 1, ASM3024719v1, whole genome shotgun sequence, one genomic window encodes:
- the LOC131676275 gene encoding synaptic vesicle glycoprotein 2B-like yields MVFTVEKIPSPEQWKRSHSFEEALELVGFGRAQVLLVILSGCSIMASINEAMGLSIILPASRCDLLLDPGESGMVGGAIFLGIMTSSYFWGYQSDTRGRLIVIKCGLIAASICSVASSFANDFASLMALRFITGVFISAPAATVYAYLGEFCTPARRTQMISCASIMAALGVVYVALIGWWMLSYDWSFTISASMEYRPWRLLFILYTLPGFLAAIAYIFCPESPKFQLSKGRHVEALDILKRLYCINHKVKDAEEYKVISLLPETNANHEQSKGRIIDILKSMRDQTVPLFKPPLLKYFFVCCMHSITAFAIYGGLGLWFPQIMNQVTSGSSPDGELICSILEVNKTAETSQPTVCDDHVQQETFIYTIILGCFGACCSLFISLALGKVSGKAMLVFNTVLAGVAGILLQFFSNSYLVAILFCVEIMFAGICVMLVNAAAVSLFPTHVRGMAVSLVNMIGRLSCFVASSVIGIFMAQNCALTFYVLSGVLFVSGGLTFLLPRS; encoded by the exons ATGGTATTTACTGTCGAGAAGATTCCGTCGCCGGAACAATGGAAGCGGTCACATTCCTTCGAAGAAGCTCTGGAACTAGTTGGATTTGGCCGCGCTCAGGTACTTCTGGTGATACTATCCGGATGCTCCATTATGGCATCGATCAACGAAGCAATGGGTTTGAGTATCATTTTACCAGCCAGTCGCTGTGATTTATTGCTGGATCCTGGCGAAAGTGGCATGGTCGGTGGTGCCATCTTCCTAG GTATTATGACATCTTCCTATTTCTGGGGCTACCAATCAGACACCCGCGGTCGCTTGATTGTTATCAAATGTGGACTGATAGCGGCCTCGATATGCTCGGTGGCTTCGAGCTTTGCCAATGACTTCGCATCGCTAATGGCACTGCGGTTCATCACGGGTGTGTTCATTTCTGCGCCAGCGGCAACCGTCTACGCCTACCTGGGCGAGTTCTGTACACCCGCAAGGCGAACGCAGATGATATCCTGCGCTAGTATTATGGCAGCGCTGGGTGTAGTGTATGTTGCTT TGATTGGTTGGTGGATGTTGTCCTATGATTGGAGTTTTACAATATCGGCGTCGATGGAATACAGACCCTGGCGATTGTTGTTCATCCTATACACTCTACCGGGATTCCTGGCGGCAATAGCCTACATTTTCTGTCCGGAGAGTCCAAAATTTCAACTATCAAAAGGCCGTCACGTGGAAGCTCTTGACATTCTCAAACGACTGTACTGTATAAATCACAAAGTAAAAGACGCTGAAGAATACAAAGTGATATCACTGCTTCCAGAAACTAATGCAAATCACGAACAGTCAAAGGGTAGAATTATTGACATCCTTAAATCGATGAGGGATCAAACCGTTCCACTCTTCAAACCGCCATTACTAAAATACTTTTTCGTCTGCTGCATGCATAGTATCACTGCGTTTGCCAT CTACGGTGGTCTTGGTCTGTGGTTTCCTCAAATCATGAACCAAGTGACATCGGGAAGTTCACCGGACGGAGAGCTCATCTGTTCGATTCTTGAGGTGAACAAAACAGCGGAAACATCACAGCCTACCGTTTGCGATGATCACGTGCAGCAGGAAACGTTCATTTACACTATCATACTAGGGTGCTTCGGTGCCTGCTGCAGCCTGTTCATATCACTTGCTTTGGGTAAAGTAAGTGGAAAAGCAATGCTGGTATTCAACACAGTTCTGGCAGGAGTGGCCGGAATCCTGCTGCAATTCTTTTCCAATAGCTATCTGGTGGCGATCCTGTTCTGCGTGGAGATTATGTTCGCTGGAATCTGCGTGATGCTGGTGAATGCTGCAGCTGTATCACTCTTTCCAACCCATGTCAGAGGCATGGCGGTTTCCTTAGTCAACATGATCGGACGGCTAAGCTGTTTTGTAGCGAGTTCCGTTATCGGGATATTCATGGCGCAGAATTGTGCGCTAACGTTTTACGTATTATCCGGGGTGTTATTCGTTAGCGGAGGGTTGACGTTTTTACTTCCTAGAAGCTGA
- the LOC131676276 gene encoding synaptic vesicle glycoprotein 2C-like, whose translation MEKNQRQESISLNLSEENKRHSYDEALREAGFGKAQIAMMFLCGFALMSSANESMGMGLILPASQCDLDLDMTRKGIVGGAVFIGVLISTYYWGYQTDIRGRQTVLKITLLGATCCSFLASFVNHFYLLVVLRFLVGLFISAPGSAAIVYLGEFCPTNRRGQMITYACAIAGFGFAYVAVVASWILSYDWSFTIIESFAIRPWRLLFLINSLPGFITGLVFWCYPESPRFLLAQGRHKEALSVLRWLHRQNRTDSFTVRELQMEAYQRTPNNEPDQESDWFSQARTQISPLMKQPNSINISVCCFQTATVYVAYGGLGLWFPQIMNLVFSTESTNERPICEVMQSNSTSFKSIESSKTIECVDRLQPETFIYTFALGAMCGGYTLLNSVFLTRYSEKTLIYVNLIAAGCAGIALQYVTNNYIVAILFCVEINVAAVCIILVRSMQVSLFPTQVKATVVSLTALVGRIISNIVTGVLILQQCTYTLYFIAGLLFASAGLNALLQQ comes from the exons ATGGAGAAG AACCAACGCCAGGAATCAATTTCGCTAAACCTATCGGAGGAAAACAAAAGACATTCATACGATGAGGCCCTGCGAGAGGCCGGCTTCGGCAAAGCACAGATAGCCATGATGTTCCTGTGCGGATTTGCACTGATGTCCTCTGCTAATGAATCCATGGGAATGGGTCTCATACTACCGGCTAGTCAATGCGATCTAGATCTTGATATGACCCGTAAAGGTATAGTCGGTGGAGCTGTATTTATTG GAGTCTTAATATCCACCTACTATTGGGGTTACCAGACGGACATCCGAGGGCGACAAACTGTTCTGAAGATAACGCTTCTGGGGGCCACCTGTTGTTCTTTTCTGGCAAGCTTCGTGAATCATTTCTACCTACTGGTAGTGCTGCGATTTCTAGTTGGACTATTCATCTCCGCACCCGGCTCCGCGGCGATTGTTTATCTAGGTGAATTCTGTCCGACCAACCGTCGGGGACAAATGATCACCTATGCGTGTGCAATAGCAGGATTTGGATTCGCCTACGTCGCTG TGGTTGCCTCGTGGATCTTATCCTACGATTGGTCGTTTACCATCATCGAATCGTTCGCGATCCGCCCCTGGCGACTCCTGTTTCTAATCAACAGTCTTCCCGGTTTCATAACGGGACTGGTTTTCTGGTGCTATCCTGAAAGTCCTAGATTTCTGCTGGCCCAAGGTCGACACAAGGAAGCACTGAGCGTGCTCCGTTGGCTTCATCGACAAAACAGGACGGATTCGTTTACTGTGCGGGAACTGCAGATGGAAGCCTATCAGCGAACTCCGAACAATGAACCTGACCAGGAAAGCGACTGGTTTAGTCAAGCACGAACACAAATCTCACCACTGATGAAACAGCCTAACTCAATCAACATTTCAGTGTGTTGCTTTCAAACGGCTACTGTTTATGTTGC ATACGGCGGCCTTGGGCTATGGTTTCCTCAAATCATGAATCTCGTATTTTCCACAGAATCTACCAATGAAAGGCCAATTTGCGAAGTTATGCAATCCAACTCAACCAGTTTCAAAAGTATCGAATCTTCCAAGACCATTGAATGTGTAGACAGGCTACAGCCGGAAACGTTCATTTACACCTTCGCGCTGGGAGCAATGTGCGGCGGCTATACTCTGCTAAACTCCGTCTTTCTCACCCGGTATTCGGAGAAAACTTTAATCTACGTCAATTTGATCGCAGCAGGCTGTGCCGGTATAGCGCTCCAGTATGTAACCAACAACTACATCGTAGCTATCTTATTTTGCGTAGAAATAAATGTAGCAGCCGTGTGCATCATTCTCGTCCGTTCGATGCAGGTGTCACTATTCCCGACTCAGGTCAAAGCTACGGTCGTGTCACTGACGGCTCTAGTCGGACGCATCATTTCCAACATAGTGACCGGAGTACTAATCCTTCAACAATGCACATACACACTGTACTTCATAGCCGGTCTGCTGTTCGCCAGTGCAGGGTTGAACGCTCTGCTGCAACAGTGA